Below is a window of Lacrimispora xylanolytica DNA.
TTCTGTTTTCTCACTACTTGTCTGCCAGTGGCATAAAATATAGTATGTCTTATCAAGAAAGGAGTGAGATATATGTGTTGCTGTAATAGAAATTGTTGTGGGCGTAATCACTGGAATAATGGTAATGGTAATAGTAACGATTTTGAAGCCAGAGAGCGTTTCGTAAGAGAAAGATGTGGAGAATCCCGTTGTGGTAACAGAAGAAATTCTAATGGGAACAGAAGCATTAACGATAACTTTAGTGATAATTTTAGCGATAACTTCAGAGATAACTTTAACGATAACTTTAATGACTTTTTAAATGATAACCTAAACGGCAATTTAAACGGAAATTTAAGTAATAACTTCAGCGATAACTTTAGCAATAACGTTATCATCGTCGTGGTTGTTGACGATATCAATATTAACACTGCAGGAGTTGTTTAGTAATAATAGGCAGGTATCCCAGATGTTTGGGACCTGCCTTTACATAGTATAGATTTTAGTTAGAATCGATTACGGTTGTTTCTGGAATCTTACAAGATTGACTGTTAAAACAAAATAATTTGTGTTACTATATATAGTAAGAAACAACCAAAGGAGAATCAGTATGGTCGAGAAAGCGGCTGCATTTGCGGCTAAGTCTCATGAGGGAACTTATCGCAAGGGAAGCAAAATTCCCTATATCGTCCATCCATTAGAAACAGCAGTCATCGTTACCGTAATGGCGGCTGATGAGGAACTCATTTGCGCCGCTCTTCTGCACGACGTGGTCGAGGATGCCGGAGTAACGGAAGAAGAGCTGAAAAAGGAATTCGGACTAAGGGTGGCAAGGCTTGTCATGGAAGAGACAGAAGATAAGACAAAGAGCTGGAAAGAGAGAAAGTGCGCGACCCTTCATCATCTGGAACATGCCTCCCTGGAGTGTAAGAAACTTGTTTTAGCGGACAAGTTAAGCAATCTTCGCTCTACGGCAAGGGATTATTATCTTTTGGGAGATGAAATATGGGAACGCTTTAATGAAAAGAATAAATCAGAGCATGCGTGGTATTACAAAGGAATCGCAGAACGGCTTTGCGGCCTTGAAACGTATCCTGCCTACCAGGAATACACCACTCTGTGCAAGATGGTTTTTGGTTAAGTAATAATATACGGCAGGTCTTCTAAAGAATGGAGGGCCTGCCGTTTTTTCATGAATCATAGGAAATCCGGAATCATAATGATTGCGCACGTTCCTGGATATTTTTATTGAAGTTAATGACTTCGTGCTCATATACTTGTCCCATCAGAGGTGAGGTGATGATAAAGTCGGCTGTTGCCTTTGTATTGGCAATGGGAATATCATAAACCTGGGCGATACGAAGGAGTGCCTTTACATCCGGATCGTGAGGCTGGGCAGTTAAAGGATCAGAGAAAAAGATTACCAGATCGATCCGTCCCTCTACGATTTTTGCACC
It encodes the following:
- a CDS encoding HD domain-containing protein; its protein translation is MVEKAAAFAAKSHEGTYRKGSKIPYIVHPLETAVIVTVMAADEELICAALLHDVVEDAGVTEEELKKEFGLRVARLVMEETEDKTKSWKERKCATLHHLEHASLECKKLVLADKLSNLRSTARDYYLLGDEIWERFNEKNKSEHAWYYKGIAERLCGLETYPAYQEYTTLCKMVFG
- a CDS encoding methylglyoxal synthase, which codes for MLQDDFITLTLEKTKNIALIAHDNKKHELMDWCKEHYETLKDHKLCGTGTTARMITDQTGLPVKGYNSGPLGGDQQIGAKIVEGRIDLVIFFSDPLTAQPHDPDVKALLRIAQVYDIPIANTKATADFIITSPLMGQVYEHEVINFNKNIQERAQSL